The Brassica oleracea var. oleracea cultivar TO1000 chromosome C7, BOL, whole genome shotgun sequence sequence ATAACACTCTCGTGAGGAAAAAAGAGATGAACTCAAGATATGAAAATGAATATTATTTCTGTTAAAGAGTAAAATTGCTGTACAATCACTATATAAAGACTAATAATCTATCCGGTACAAACCACCGGTTATCACTAAACCAACAACTAATGTGTAAACCACTCTCATCTCTAATAAAAAAAGTTTCAGATGACATAAATTAAGTCGGTTTTGATTATGACATCGACTATTGAGCTCGTAACATTAGTGTGAGAATCAATACATAATGTCGTAATGATGACAAAACATTTTCGTAACATAAATATAAGAAACAAAACTGGTATTCTCCGTGAATCGAATCTCATACTAGACAATGTAATAATCTCAGCCTTCAGTGAATCTATGTCCACAATTGGGGCAAGTATAATATGTTGTTTGTCCTTCGTCTGCTGATCTTGTCTGCAATATAAGAAACCTCGAGATGAATACATTCTCTGACACTAAGAACTTGAAAAGCTAGGACTTACCTGTCTGGTTGTGTATACAAGCTCAGGGTGCTGGCATTTCTCGCACGCCTTTTTGATCTGCATAGCGAATACATGAAAATTAAAAGTCAGAGACTGACAAAAAAAAAACGTACGGTGATTGTGTGTTTTGTCATATAATAAAACCTTTGGTAGCTCAGTGTCTTCCTGCGTTTTTTCACCAAACAGAGAGATTCCTAGTTCTCTCCTGATATCCTACAAAACGCCAAAGATCATGATGAGAATGAAACGGGTTTAAACAACTCATGATGCATCGTTCTTACAAGAATAACAATAGAGTAGCGTTTCTTTTCAGGTTTGAAATTAATTATATAGACAAGACGGGGATATATGTGTTCACTGTCTAGTAAGTCAAGCTTAATATCTTGACTACTCCGTGGAACAAAAACCAATTTCGATGGATTTACAACACACATAAGAATACAAGCATGACGCAGCAAAACTGGCCAGACAAGAATCCACATTGCTGAATAAAGGAAAGAAGCATACCTCATCAGAAACAGTGTAAGCTATCTGCTTGTCAACGATTTCTGAAAACAATAACGTTAAAGCCCAATAAAATTAACCAAAACCAAGAAATTAATTAATTAGAACACCAAAAACGATAGAACCAAACAAGAACCAACACTTAAGTTACAAAGAACAAAGAGAGACGATGGCGGCGACGACTAGGGTTTTGACGAAAAATCCCGGCTCCTGCAGTTAAATCCACGGCGGCCTTACATTCAGCCAGAGAGTAGAGTATCGCTTCAGTGCTGTCCAAACCCTAAATACAGAAAAGCTTCTTTTGGAGAGAAACGATGGGAGATTAGTGAAGTTCATTCGCGAGTCTAGTTAGCTGGGGAAGGTCTTAATCTCAGATCTACCCAGAGACGAGCTTTCATTAGGTCCTTGTGACTTCTCAGTTACCCTTCTATAAGAGATTCAACAACTGAAGCATAAAGAGAAGGAATGAATCGATTTAGGAAGAAGAAAGAGCATCCTTAATGGAAGAACTAAAAGAGTTGGAGCTCTTAGACGAAGGGGAGATGGTGGACATTCCGGATCTGGAGGTAGAGGACCTTATTGAAGAAAATCTACTGAGTGTAATAGTGAGATGTTTGAACCCGTATGTCCATAAGGTTGGAGGCCTGGTTAAAGCTTTGCCACCTATCTGGGGACTGGAGGACAGAACCCAAGGGAGAGTGGTTGGCGAGGACAGAGTCCAGTTTACGTTCAGCTCTGAGAACGACCTGCAGTTTGTGCTCACCAAAGGTCCATGGTTTGTAAACGGATGGATGGTAGCTATGGAGCAGTGGACGCCAAACCCACAGGAAGACTTCTTACAGAAAATAACTTTCTGGATCAGGGTTAGAGGGCTACCTATCCATATGTTGAAGAAACAGGTGGTGGAAACCCTTTTGGGTCCTCTGGGGAAGGTGGAGACAGTGGAGCTACACGCAAAGAACTCCAATTCTTTAGAGTATGTCAGAGCTTTGACCACAATCAGTACTGAAGAGCCACTTCAGTTTAGGAGAACGGCCAGACTCAAATCCGGAGTCACCATTCCGACAGAGCTTGAATACGAGAAACTCCTCAAGGTCTGTTATGGGTGTAAACGATTAACACACGATCAGACTAGATGTCCCTCCCAAATCATGGGAAGAAATGATATAGCTACTGAGGAGCAAGGAAGGGGCAAGGAGAGTAGTCTCAGGAAAAAGCTAATGGAGAAGGAATCTAAAGCCAAAGAGAGCCTGAAGAGAACCAACACCAGAGGGGTTGAACCGATTATTTGCAAGGCCTCTGTGAGCCAGAGAGGAGGCAAAGGTAAAAGCCACGATTTCCAGAAGGAGGATAAGAGAAAGGGAAAGAAGGTGGTTTCGGCCCCTCAGCTTGTATGGAAGCAGAAACCAGGCAGAGGAGGCACAGAGAAAACAAGGAGCACGGAGGAATCCAGTGCAAATCAGCGAAGTTCTGAGGAGTGTAGCGGGGTCAAGAGCATTCCTGTAAACTTTGGAGCTAGGCAAGTAACAGTGAAACCTGTGGAAGCGGAATCAGTCTTCAACAGACTAGGAGGCTTGGAGGATGATTGGGGATCCAAAGGAAGCAGAGGAAAGAGGGCTGATCATGATACGTCGGTGGACCTGCGTATGAAGCTAAGCGGTGGATCATCAGCAGAGAAGCACGACGGTTAATCTAGCAAAGGAAGCCGCAGTCCCCCATCAGTATTTGAACGATTGGGAAGTTACCCTCTAGTAACACCAAGAAGCAGCCGAAACGCGGAAGAGTCCCCTGCCCCAAAAAGAAGGAGACAAGAGAGTAGCGATGAGAGGAATCCAAAAAAGGCTAGGAAAAACTCTTCAGAGAAGAGGAAAATTTCTCCTTCAGTATTCCATAGATTGGGAGCGACAGGAGGAAGCTCGGGTGTTAGTAATCTAGAGGAAGCGAATCAGTCTGCGATAGCAGCAGTAGTCACACCGTCTCATTCTGCCCAAGTGGCAGCAAAAATCCCAGGCCATTCTGTCCGTAGGATAGCATTGGAAAGTGGATCAAAATTGAAAGAAGGGTTGATGGGTAATTCCAACCCTTCGAGGTCGATATGAGGATGATGAGTTGGAACTGTCAGGGGCTGGGGAATACCCAGACAGTTCGACATCTACAGGGCATACATGGTCAGTATTGCTCTGAGATAATATTCCTCAGTGAGACCAAAAGTAGAAGAAGTTACATGGAGTTTATTGTGGAGAAGTTGGGTTTTCACGACACTTTTGTCGTAGACGCCAAAGGAAAGAGTGGAGGACTAGCTGTGCTCTGGAAGGATTCGTGTAGAGTAGAAGTCCTCCAGGCAAATAGTAGAGTGATTGACCTCAAGGTGGAATGGCAAGGTCAAGAGTTCTACCTTACATGCGTTTATGGAGATCCAGTGAAGAGTAGGAGAGGGGAAGTGTGGGAAAGAATATCGAGAATTGAAGCTACCAGAAGAGGAGCGTGGATGCTGATGGGAGACTTCAACAAGCTTATTGATCAATCAGAGAAGTCAGGAGGTGTCGCTAGGGAAGAACGAGAAGGAATGGAGTTTAAACAGATGCTCCTTAATTGGGGTCTATGGGATATCAAGTATCAGGGTAACCCTTTGTCGTGGGCGGGTAAAAGGCAAGATATGCTAGTGCAATGTAGACTGGATAGAGCAATAGCAAACCAAGAGTGGTTAGAGGCTTACCCACAAGCGACTACTTATTACCTGCAAAGAGTGCAATCGGATCACAGCCCGATCCTCACCTCGCTGGACGGTTTACAAAGAAAGAAGTTCACAAACTTCAAGTACAACCAGAGCTGGGTTAGAAGAGAAGGTTTTGTTGAGGCTGTGGAGAGAGGTTGGGGACCACATGGGTGCGGACAAGGAGGCTTGATGAGCAGAATATCAGGATGTAGGAAGGCCATCTCCATGTGGAAAAGACAGGCGAAGCCAAATGCCGCTATGAGAATCCAAGAGCTGAGCTATCAGATTGATGAAGCTTCCAGACAAGAGAACTACAAACAAAAGGAACTGGCGAACCTCCGTAGGGAGCTGTCTGAGGAG is a genomic window containing:
- the LOC106305535 gene encoding DNA-directed RNA polymerase I subunit RPA12, which encodes MEKSRESGFLFCNLCGTMLILKSSKYAECPLCKTTRNAKEIVDKQIAYTVSDEDIRRELGISLFGEKTQEDTELPKIKKACEKCQHPELVYTTRQTRSADEGQTTYYTCPNCGHRFTEG